CATGAAGACCAGCGGGCAGTAGTTGGCGATGTAGTGGTCCCGGAAGAAGGCCTCGGGGCGACCCCAGTGATCGCCGATCGCGCCCCAGACGCGCGCGCCGCTCACCTCGCTCCGCGTGCAGGCGAAGCCGTCCACCGGTCGTTTCGGGTGCTCGTCCGCCGGACGATCGATCTTCTCCTCGATCCCCATCCAGTCCCGGACGGACGCGATCTCGCCGAAGGGAACGCCGGTCTGGGTCATGCCGTAGGGGCCCGGGTTCATACCGAGGAAGATCACCCGCTTGCGACCGTCCCCGAAGCGACGGACGTAGCGGCGGTGGCCTCGCGCGGCGTGGACCAGGGGGTTGTAGACGTGGGTGACCGGCGCCCGGAACCGCATCGCGTCCACGGCGTCACACAGGCGTCGCGTCGCGCGCATCACTCGGTCGGCGTGGCCCAAGGGGACCCTCCAGCGGCGTGGGGAGGCGAGGCGACGCCTCCGCGGGAATTCCAGGCGGGCCGCTCACGGCGGCGGCGCGCGCAGTGTAGACTGGCCGCGGTGTGACGCGAGGGGGAGGGATCCACTCGGCGTCCGCCGCACCCGCTCGACGAGGCACGGCGCTGGACGGGATCGGAGGAATCGATGGACACCGGCTTCTCGCCTGCGCTGCTCGCTCTGCTGGGTGTCGCAGTCATCGCCGCGATGGCACTCGCGCTGCTCTGGCGCCGCGCGGAGGCGCGCGGCGTCGCCCAGGAAGAAGCGCTCGAGGGGCTCCGCAGCGAGCGCGAATCGCTGACCGCTGCCCTCAGTCGGGAGCGTCGGGCCCGCGCGGAGCAGGGCGAGGAACTCGCGACGTTGCGCAAGCGCGTCGACAAGGCGAAGAAGCGAAGCGCTCGCGCCGAGAAGGGCGCTGGTGATCTTCCGCTCGGGACGGCCTCCCGGATCGCGGATCTCGAGGCCCAGATCGAGCGCGTCGAACGGGAGCGCGACCGGAGTCGCGCGGAACGGGAGCAGCTCGCGGCCCAGGTCGGGAATCTCGAGGCGCGGCTCGAGGTCGCCCGACGCCCGGCCCAGCCTGCGGCGCCGGCCGCGGCACCCGATGCGGAACGCGAAGAGGGCCGCCTCGCGGAAGCGGTCGAGCAGGTCGACAAGCTCGAGAACCAGCTCGAGCTCGCGAAGCAGAGCG
Above is a genomic segment from bacterium containing:
- a CDS encoding single-stranded DNA-binding protein; translated protein: MRATRRLCDAVDAMRFRAPVTHVYNPLVHAARGHRRYVRRFGDGRKRVIFLGMNPGPYGMTQTGVPFGEIASVRDWMGIEEKIDRPADEHPKRPVDGFACTRSEVSGARVWGAIGDHWGRPEAFFRDHYIANYCPLVFMEASGKNRTPDKLAPAERERLYEACDDHLHRLVDILEPEWIVGIGAFAENRAREVLGGRELEIGRVLHPSPASPKANRGWAGEAAKELRALGLCRKR